In one window of Henckelia pumila isolate YLH828 chromosome 1, ASM3356847v2, whole genome shotgun sequence DNA:
- the LOC140872644 gene encoding uncharacterized protein: protein MLVSLNDDDDVLNMIHLHMCVKLTTIELRAEKRNEQFNNLNDGRVYEEDTQSKSDNEVEQPPCTNTIDAWINCIHGVGQTFKGAGEFKNYLKNFSVATRRSFMYVKNDSEKVIVICSEKSCGWRIYASKHKRDNLFAIRKCKLQHNCCENNLRSIGHPRADAYWIANVVKEKLRGEPSYRPCTMQMDLQRDFGVELEYCKVWKGKDGCRPLIFLDGTHIKNKYKGCILVVVSKDANDDLFTIAYAIVDAENDANWDWFCYHLSRVLLYYQCIPFDEFTFFSDRHPSIIKAVNQIMKMMHRRHESTLFMTKELSSRKEKSVVSAYMESRTLRVQRSCDWKFEVVDGEKSFAVDLVTCSCRVWQINKIPCKHAISAIETKSLSMYDFCDKYFKIESYRAAYKGHINPIPTFDISESCVAESDIIQAPSGQAITGSWFEHEIALEKAHTFEWKHC, encoded by the exons ATGCTTGTGTCTttgaatgatgatgatgatgtcctTAATATGATTCATCTTCATATGTGTGTAAAGCTTACGACGATTGAATTGAGGGCAGAGAAAAGAAATGAACAGTTCAACAACTTGAATGATGGGAG GGTTTATGAGGAAGACACGCAGTCGAAGAGTGACAACGAGGTTGAACAGCCCCCTTGCACCAATACTATAGATGCCTGGATTAATTGTATTCATGGTGTAGGACAAACATTCAAGGGTGCTGGTGAATTTaagaattatttgaaaaactttTCTGTTGCCACAAGACGTTCATTTATGTATGTAAAAAATGACAGCGAGAAGGTAATTGTGATTTGTAGTGAAAAGAGCTGCGGTTGGAGAATTTATGCTTCGAAACATAAAAGAGACAATCTATTTGCCATCAGAAAATGTAAACTGCAACATAATTGTTGTGAGAATAATCTACGTAGCATAGGGCATCCTAGAGCCGATGCCTATTGGATAGCGAATgttgtgaaagaaaaattgaGAGGGGAGCCCTCTTATCGTCCGTGTACAATGCAGATGGACTTGCaaagagattttggggtagAGTTAGAATACTGCAAAGTGTGGAAGGGTAAAGA TGGTTGTAGGCCATTGATATTTTTGGATGGTACTCATATAAAGAATAAGTATAAAGGATGCATCTTAGTTGTTGTGTCGAAAGATGCGAACGATGATCTTTTCACAATTGCTTATGCCATAGTAGATGCGGAGAATGATGCGAACTGGGATTGGTTTTGTTATCATTTGAGTCGTGTGCTCCTTTACTATCAATGCATTCCATTCGACGAGTTCACATTTTTCTCGGACAGACATCCCAGTATCATCAAGGCAGTGAATCAA ATAATGAAAATGATGCACCGACGACATGAATCAACTCTGTTCATGACCAAGGAATTAAGTTCAAGAAAAGAAAAGTCTGTTGTAAGCGCATATATGGAATCCCGAACATTAAGAGTTCAGCGGTCATGTGATTGGAAGTTTGAGGTTGTTGATGGTGAAAAGTCATTTGCCGTGGATTTAGTTACTTGTTCATGCAGAGTTTGGCAGATCAATAAGATTCCGTGCAAGCACGCCATTTCTGCCATTGAGACAAAATCTCTGTCTATGTATGATTTTTGTGACAAGTATTTCAAAATCGAATCGTATCGCGCTGCGTACAAAGGACATATTAATCCTATCCCAACCTTTGACATCAGTGAGTCATGTGTTGCTGAATCCGATATAATCCAAGCTCCTTCT GGGCAAGCGATTACTGGAAGCTGGTTCGAGCATGAAATTGCCCTCGAAAAGGCACACACGTTCGAGTGGAAGCATTGTTAG